GGAAGCCCATTTTTATTGTGTTTGTTCTCGTTGCTTGTTTTGGGCTTCGAATTTTATCTTTTCTCCCCTACCAAACTTTGATATTGGGCTGTGTTTTATTGGGACTGGTAGGTCTCTATTTCTTATCCATTTGGCTGTTCAAAATTTACTTTGCTAAGGAAATATTCATCGCCGTGCTCTATAGCTGTGGAGTATTCTTGGGGAGTTTTTCTTTAAAGCCTGATATGGATTTGGTGATCTATCTTCTGTTTATGCAAACTGTATTGATGGCATCGATCAATTTATTGTTGTTCTCATTTTACGAAGTAGCACATGACACACAGGATGGTCATCAATCTTGGGCCACTCACTTTGGTGTTGTCAAGACTTTGAATCACCTGCTTCTTTTACTTGTTTTATTGGGGTTGTCCATTGGGTCTGTTTTCTTTTTTAGCCTATCTCTGAACCAATTTTTGCTGACGACTATA
The sequence above is drawn from the Reichenbachiella sp. genome and encodes:
- a CDS encoding UbiA family prenyltransferase; its protein translation is MSVFKSILSVLRWLSLDVVTGGVIFSLAIGKVVNADLHWSIPTALGCCIWLIYTLDHLIDGNSSERDPSMKRHAFHKKFRKPIFIVFVLVACFGLRILSFLPYQTLILGCVLLGLVGLYFLSIWLFKIYFAKEIFIAVLYSCGVFLGSFSLKPDMDLVIYLLFMQTVLMASINLLLFSFYEVAHDTQDGHQSWATHFGVVKTLNHLLLLLVLLGLSIGSVFFFSLSLNQFLLTTIFIVMSLILAAIYFAPQWFKKNERFRWVGDLVFLFPGLIFLF